In the genome of Xanthocytophaga agilis, one region contains:
- a CDS encoding HupE/UreJ family protein — translation MNSFQAYLIMGFDHITDLNGYDHILFIIALCAIYQITEWKRILVLVTAFTIGHSITLAVATLQLFTYRTDVVEFLIPVTILLTAIFNLFYKVPKSYSLSNPTKPQYSRYFLAMGFGLIHGLGFSNYLRSLLGKEESIWQPLLAFNIGLELGQLIIVAIFVIVASLFERILNTNRRDWNLVLSGAVGGIALILIQKTWIF, via the coding sequence ATGAATAGTTTTCAGGCTTATTTGATTATGGGCTTTGACCATATCACAGATCTGAATGGATATGATCACATTTTATTTATTATAGCACTTTGTGCTATTTATCAGATAACGGAATGGAAACGTATTCTGGTATTAGTCACTGCATTTACCATTGGTCATTCCATTACATTGGCTGTTGCAACCCTTCAGCTTTTCACATACAGAACGGATGTAGTTGAATTTTTAATTCCTGTCACCATACTTCTTACAGCTATATTCAATCTATTTTATAAAGTTCCTAAATCTTACTCTCTCTCAAATCCGACCAAACCACAATATTCCCGTTATTTTCTGGCAATGGGTTTTGGCCTGATACATGGACTGGGCTTCTCCAACTACCTGCGTAGTCTGCTAGGCAAAGAAGAAAGTATCTGGCAACCACTGCTTGCCTTTAATATTGGCTTGGAACTTGGTCAGTTAATTATTGTTGCCATATTTGTTATTGTTGCGTCACTATTTGAACGAATCTTAAATACCAATAGACGTGACTGGAACCTTGTACTTTCAGGGGCAGTAGGCGGAATTGCCCTCATTCTCATTCAGAAAACATGGATCTTTTAA
- a CDS encoding WG repeat-containing protein: MCICISSTAYADRVTSALKKLRKNHTAEARLSLNKVLRKQPKNAGAKYVYALYFLYHYSPVQAQATASLTTTFTNTEIYLDSAYAYVLEALVDYPQTERSSLKSWKKAGIDLTAIEAKKREIDSLAYAIAEGKNSIPGFQSFIDRFPEALQKAQAIEKRNELAYAEASRINTYKSYKKFLDTYPDARQAHEAVKLYDLLLFEFLTQDDDIVSYEKFLEVEPNSPYRGEAERRLFELSTLSHTRQTYYDFIQRYPKSPYVEQAWYWIFSLYKQEDNPLGNFLTTYPDFFDKAYIEKRIATQPLAYFPVYNEENEKFGFIDANGKLQIEAKYDSVDTEYFCDGVKENTMLVYRQNRLGSVDKTGKEITGFGYESIEPLEGELLLVKQEGKVGVWHESGFAVLPVQYEEVDVLNETFLLVKQDGKYGLTNFFGGKVADTEFEEIKNLEDGLIAFKQNGRYAIIRNQRLLFKKFPTLEFLYDSVDWIRQDALKVKIGDYESIINSELQTIVTPVAAQLKPLPNAWIAQYDKYQQLLNNRGKLLADSLDEVRGNNSFYATRKGDFWAIWKTNISPRLKFDYDTVMLLGQDGFAVKKGTVFYGFFAPDAFLKLGNFVKISLLQLEGQQSRRWILVEDKVGAQGLLSAKGQAILPVKYDKIVLWTPDLIAVEAGGKWGLMDGNGKQILPLLYSALNYENGFVSTLKNGKFGLLHLERGIDIPPQYERLIKPYTDNSLLFVAAKNGKYGFVTADNEPASEFIFDEINYWQYGVALVKKGDQWQFYQIAEKKYTLKPVDAFEYIRQDDKEIIMRLYANKQYGIVSNTRGIVVDLEYDDLRNVGTKEIPFYLGEKYIDTADVYLIFYIDRDGKKVHKQLFDQQRYDRIVCD, encoded by the coding sequence GTGTGTATTTGCATATCTTCTACAGCATATGCAGATCGTGTCACCTCTGCTTTAAAAAAGCTGAGAAAAAACCATACAGCAGAAGCCCGGCTGTCTCTTAATAAGGTTTTACGAAAGCAACCAAAAAATGCAGGAGCTAAATATGTATATGCTTTGTATTTTTTGTACCATTATTCACCTGTACAGGCACAAGCTACCGCCTCTCTTACTACAACTTTTACAAACACTGAAATATATCTTGATTCAGCCTACGCCTATGTCCTGGAGGCATTGGTTGATTATCCGCAAACGGAACGTTCTTCTCTAAAATCATGGAAGAAGGCGGGTATAGATCTAACCGCTATTGAGGCCAAGAAACGTGAGATAGATAGTCTTGCCTATGCCATTGCAGAAGGTAAAAATAGTATTCCAGGTTTTCAGTCATTTATAGATCGTTTTCCGGAAGCTTTGCAAAAAGCACAGGCGATAGAAAAGAGGAATGAACTAGCGTATGCGGAAGCATCCAGAATTAATACCTATAAAAGCTATAAGAAGTTTTTAGATACCTATCCGGATGCCCGTCAGGCACATGAGGCGGTAAAACTATACGATTTGCTGCTTTTTGAATTCCTGACACAGGATGATGATATTGTGTCGTATGAAAAATTCCTGGAAGTAGAGCCCAACAGTCCATACAGAGGAGAAGCCGAAAGACGCTTATTTGAACTTTCTACCTTATCTCATACCCGACAGACTTATTACGACTTTATTCAGCGGTATCCGAAGAGTCCATATGTTGAACAAGCGTGGTATTGGATTTTCTCTTTGTATAAACAGGAAGATAACCCACTTGGAAACTTCCTGACTACTTATCCCGACTTCTTTGATAAAGCATATATTGAAAAACGTATTGCCACACAACCGCTGGCGTATTTTCCTGTTTACAATGAGGAAAATGAAAAGTTTGGCTTTATTGATGCCAATGGAAAACTCCAGATAGAAGCAAAATATGATTCGGTTGATACCGAGTATTTTTGTGATGGCGTAAAGGAAAATACAATGCTGGTGTATCGGCAAAACCGATTGGGGTCTGTTGACAAGACAGGCAAAGAGATTACTGGATTTGGCTATGAGAGCATCGAGCCGCTGGAAGGTGAGTTATTACTGGTAAAGCAGGAGGGCAAGGTAGGGGTATGGCACGAATCCGGATTTGCTGTATTACCTGTTCAGTATGAAGAAGTAGATGTATTGAATGAGACATTTCTGCTGGTAAAACAGGATGGCAAGTATGGTCTGACCAACTTCTTTGGTGGAAAAGTTGCAGATACAGAGTTCGAAGAAATTAAGAATCTGGAAGATGGGTTGATTGCTTTCAAACAAAACGGGCGATATGCTATTATTCGCAACCAAAGACTTTTGTTTAAGAAGTTTCCAACACTGGAATTTTTATATGATTCAGTTGACTGGATCAGACAGGATGCACTGAAAGTAAAAATTGGAGACTATGAGAGTATTATTAACTCCGAACTACAGACTATTGTAACTCCTGTTGCGGCTCAGCTAAAACCTCTGCCTAATGCATGGATAGCTCAATATGACAAATATCAGCAACTCCTGAATAACAGAGGCAAGCTATTAGCTGATAGTTTGGATGAAGTAAGGGGGAATAACTCATTCTATGCTACCCGCAAAGGAGACTTCTGGGCAATCTGGAAAACCAATATTTCCCCTCGTCTGAAGTTTGACTATGATACGGTAATGTTATTGGGGCAAGATGGATTTGCCGTTAAGAAAGGAACTGTTTTCTACGGTTTTTTTGCCCCGGATGCATTCCTTAAACTTGGTAATTTCGTTAAAATTAGTTTACTACAATTGGAGGGACAACAGTCACGTCGTTGGATTTTGGTGGAAGATAAAGTAGGTGCACAGGGATTACTGTCAGCAAAAGGACAAGCTATTTTACCCGTTAAATACGACAAGATTGTACTATGGACACCTGACCTTATTGCTGTAGAAGCAGGAGGGAAATGGGGATTGATGGATGGCAACGGAAAACAGATTCTTCCTTTATTGTATAGTGCACTGAATTATGAGAATGGTTTTGTCAGTACACTGAAAAATGGAAAGTTTGGATTGCTGCATCTGGAAAGAGGAATCGATATTCCGCCACAGTATGAACGACTTATTAAACCGTATACAGATAACTCGCTTTTATTTGTAGCTGCCAAAAATGGAAAGTATGGATTTGTGACTGCGGACAATGAACCTGCTTCTGAATTTATTTTTGATGAGATAAATTACTGGCAATATGGAGTAGCTCTTGTAAAAAAAGGTGATCAATGGCAGTTTTATCAGATTGCAGAAAAGAAGTATACATTAAAGCCTGTAGATGCATTTGAATACATCCGGCAGGATGATAAAGAAATAATTATGCGTTTGTATGCCAACAAGCAGTATGGTATAGTTAGCAATACGCGTGGTATTGTAGTAGATCTCGAGTATGATGATCTGCGTAATGTAGGCACTAAGGAAATTCCATTCTATCTGGGCGAAAAGTATATTGATACTGCCGATGTATATCTGATATTTTACATAGACCGTGATGGCAAGAAAGTACATAAGCAATTGTTTGATCAGCAGCGATATGATCGCATTGTTTGTGATTAA
- a CDS encoding MBL fold metallo-hydrolase has protein sequence MENLVPVSYTSNPALRTILPDEKWKGTPLDAKGRFINHEFPFWPYLKDVLKWQVEHNPYKEIKKQERWQLPVRKSNSFLTSSDDVIVWLGHATFFIRINGVSLLTDPVFGNAGPVKRKAALPVAALDIKGLDYVLISHNHRDHCDKPSLKIVASQNPQTTYLTGLRMKGLLQDFTKSTQIQEAGWYQQYITDNSKIKVYYLPSRHWARRGLTDTNTQLWGAYIIEAGGKTIYFSGDTGYGSHLKQVGELFPQIDYCIIGVGAFAPRWFMGSNHIAPDDAVKGFYEMKAKNMIPMHYGTFDLSDEPLSEPQRMLIDLKEKGKINGELKLLDIGEVLPIG, from the coding sequence ATGGAGAATTTAGTTCCTGTTTCATATACATCCAATCCGGCATTACGCACTATTTTACCTGATGAAAAATGGAAAGGTACTCCATTGGATGCCAAAGGGCGGTTTATAAACCATGAATTCCCTTTTTGGCCTTATTTGAAGGATGTATTGAAATGGCAAGTAGAACACAATCCCTATAAAGAAATAAAAAAACAGGAGCGGTGGCAGCTTCCCGTCAGAAAGAGTAATTCGTTTCTGACCTCATCTGACGATGTGATTGTATGGTTGGGACACGCTACTTTTTTTATTCGTATCAATGGAGTTAGCCTACTGACAGATCCTGTTTTTGGAAATGCAGGTCCTGTAAAACGCAAAGCTGCACTACCAGTTGCAGCTTTGGATATCAAAGGATTGGATTATGTATTGATTTCCCATAACCATCGTGATCATTGTGATAAACCTAGTTTAAAAATAGTAGCCTCACAAAATCCTCAGACTACTTATCTGACCGGGTTACGGATGAAGGGTTTATTACAAGACTTTACCAAAAGTACACAGATTCAGGAAGCAGGTTGGTATCAGCAATACATTACAGATAACTCAAAAATTAAAGTTTACTATTTGCCATCCAGACACTGGGCCAGACGTGGATTGACAGATACAAACACTCAACTTTGGGGAGCATACATAATTGAAGCAGGAGGGAAGACAATTTATTTTAGTGGTGACACTGGGTATGGAAGCCATTTAAAACAGGTAGGTGAGCTATTTCCTCAAATAGATTATTGTATCATAGGAGTAGGAGCTTTTGCCCCCAGGTGGTTTATGGGCTCTAATCATATAGCCCCGGATGATGCAGTGAAGGGTTTTTACGAAATGAAAGCCAAGAATATGATCCCTATGCATTATGGTACATTTGATCTGTCTGATGAACCATTAAGTGAACCACAGCGCATGCTTATTGATCTTAAAGAAAAGGGTAAAATTAATGGTGAATTAAAGTTACTGGATATTGGAGAGGTTTTGCCAATTGGATAA
- a CDS encoding PAS domain S-box protein, whose amino-acid sequence MMNSDTQNLFPILVNTIPDYWEWHILTNHVFVDPYFYKKLGYEITDSNELSNHWRQLVFQEDLEVAQESLTNYLHSDGKIPYEATLRFRHKDGSIMHVLSKGQIAKWDTQGKPTLFTGIYFDISSLMKIQEEVKKSNQRLELIVDGIDAGIWEWDMESGKTWWSTKFYQLLGYQESDVIPSYDTFMNVLLHPEDKEQVEKAIKLHLETASPYKLEIRLKHKDSTYYWFETSGKALFNNQNKPIQMCGSIIDITEKKLLQLELAESEFLLQEVSKMSKAGGWEYDLATQSLRWSQALYDIWQMPDDFTPTLDQVLSRFIPPYTSLIQQKVKEAIETGKPWNEEFQIITGKGDIIWVRTLGKPIFDNTGKITGLRGATQNIQEQKKVQEELQTYFEISVDALNIANFEGYFIQVSPAFTKMLGFSKEEVLAIPFLELIHPDDLESTQAELQTLNLGIPTLHFTNRYRTKDGQYLWLEWTSVTKNEKIYAIARDITDRKEAERLLQQSKTQLQLFISQSPSSLAMLDTQLDYLAASERWLIYYGLDPENYLGQNHYQLLPFIAEMHRTSHDSCLAGNVESSEEEYILREDGTAVWMRWEARPWYTLEGQVGGILLFTEDITSRKQTEEQIKENEEKFRTMFNLSPVGMVLTEPSTGRYVEFNNAFAESTGYSREELKSMTFIDLTPPEYEDSDKAQIILAGETGQYGPYEKEYITKSSERIAVLMAGIIIKNRKGEEYVWSFIQDISQLKKREQKINLLLDELVASNLQKDKLFSVIAHDLRGLIGKINTLLEFSLSSNESLAPDLQELLSLSQLCSVNAKDLLEDLLLWAQSQFQKVSFEPGLCTVLHIAKSILEHNQYQILAKNIVITNQIAPDLVAFTDESMLKVILRNLLSNAIKFSKSGGEIILTASQQDSMILFSVKDHGVGISPQNLEKLFQKHTNFTTYGTHGEKGSGIGLELCKGFVEKHGGQIWVSSELNQGTTFTFSLPLPNLA is encoded by the coding sequence ATGATGAATTCTGACACCCAAAACTTATTCCCAATTCTTGTAAATACTATTCCAGATTATTGGGAATGGCATATACTGACAAACCACGTTTTTGTAGATCCTTACTTTTATAAAAAGTTAGGTTATGAAATCACGGATTCCAACGAACTATCCAATCACTGGAGGCAGCTGGTTTTTCAGGAAGATCTGGAAGTAGCTCAGGAATCTTTGACCAATTATCTTCATAGTGATGGCAAAATTCCGTATGAAGCCACACTACGCTTTCGGCATAAAGATGGGTCCATTATGCATGTCCTAAGTAAAGGTCAGATAGCCAAGTGGGATACTCAGGGTAAACCTACTCTATTTACAGGTATATATTTCGATATATCCTCCTTGATGAAAATACAGGAAGAGGTTAAAAAAAGTAATCAAAGATTAGAGTTGATTGTAGATGGTATTGATGCCGGTATATGGGAATGGGATATGGAAAGCGGGAAAACCTGGTGGTCAACTAAATTTTATCAATTATTGGGTTATCAGGAAAGTGATGTTATTCCTTCCTACGACACGTTCATGAATGTACTCCTTCATCCTGAAGATAAAGAGCAGGTTGAGAAAGCTATCAAACTACATCTGGAAACAGCCTCTCCATATAAACTGGAAATTCGTCTAAAGCATAAGGATAGTACATATTATTGGTTTGAAACATCTGGTAAAGCACTGTTTAACAACCAGAACAAGCCCATTCAGATGTGTGGCTCTATTATTGATATCACAGAGAAGAAGTTGCTGCAACTGGAACTGGCTGAAAGTGAATTCCTATTACAGGAAGTTTCTAAAATGTCCAAAGCAGGAGGTTGGGAGTATGATCTTGCAACTCAATCGCTTCGTTGGTCACAGGCATTGTATGATATCTGGCAAATGCCAGACGATTTTACACCTACATTAGACCAGGTTCTGAGTCGTTTTATTCCACCTTATACCTCCTTGATACAACAAAAGGTAAAAGAAGCCATAGAAACTGGCAAGCCATGGAATGAAGAATTTCAGATTATCACTGGCAAAGGAGATATTATTTGGGTACGAACTCTCGGCAAACCCATATTTGACAATACAGGAAAGATAACAGGTCTGCGAGGTGCCACTCAAAATATTCAGGAGCAGAAAAAAGTACAGGAAGAACTACAAACCTATTTTGAAATTTCTGTTGACGCACTTAACATTGCAAACTTTGAAGGATATTTTATTCAGGTGAGCCCGGCATTTACTAAAATGCTTGGGTTTTCCAAAGAAGAGGTTCTAGCTATTCCATTTCTGGAGCTCATTCATCCCGATGATCTGGAATCTACACAGGCAGAACTGCAAACGTTGAATCTTGGTATACCAACCCTGCATTTTACCAATCGATACCGCACAAAAGATGGTCAGTATTTGTGGTTAGAATGGACCTCTGTGACTAAAAATGAGAAGATATACGCCATAGCTCGGGATATTACAGACCGGAAAGAAGCAGAAAGACTGTTGCAGCAAAGCAAAACCCAACTACAATTATTCATTAGTCAATCACCTTCTTCATTGGCTATGCTGGATACCCAGTTAGATTATCTGGCAGCCAGTGAACGTTGGTTAATTTATTATGGATTGGATCCAGAGAATTATCTGGGACAAAATCATTATCAGTTACTTCCATTTATAGCCGAAATGCACCGAACTAGCCATGACAGTTGTCTGGCAGGAAATGTAGAATCCAGTGAAGAAGAATACATTTTACGCGAAGACGGAACAGCTGTTTGGATGCGCTGGGAGGCTCGTCCCTGGTATACTTTAGAAGGACAAGTAGGTGGAATTCTACTTTTTACAGAAGATATTACATCCCGCAAACAAACAGAAGAACAGATAAAAGAGAATGAAGAGAAATTTCGAACTATGTTCAATCTGTCTCCTGTAGGCATGGTATTAACAGAACCTTCAACAGGGAGGTATGTAGAATTTAACAATGCCTTTGCAGAAAGTACTGGCTACTCCAGGGAAGAGCTCAAAAGTATGACGTTTATAGACCTGACGCCTCCCGAATATGAAGATAGCGATAAAGCTCAGATTATACTTGCCGGAGAAACAGGACAATATGGACCATATGAGAAAGAGTATATTACCAAATCCAGCGAACGGATTGCAGTATTAATGGCTGGAATCATTATAAAAAACCGGAAAGGGGAAGAATACGTATGGTCTTTTATTCAGGATATTTCTCAGCTTAAGAAAAGAGAACAAAAAATAAATCTGTTGTTAGATGAACTAGTAGCTTCAAACTTACAAAAGGATAAACTGTTTTCTGTCATTGCACATGATTTACGGGGATTAATCGGAAAAATTAATACACTTCTGGAGTTTTCACTTTCCTCTAATGAATCACTAGCTCCTGATTTACAAGAACTGTTATCCCTATCTCAGCTTTGTTCGGTCAATGCAAAAGACTTACTGGAAGATCTTTTACTCTGGGCTCAGAGTCAGTTTCAGAAAGTATCATTTGAACCGGGGCTTTGTACTGTATTGCATATTGCAAAATCCATTTTAGAACACAATCAATATCAGATACTAGCAAAGAATATTGTGATTACGAACCAGATTGCCCCAGATCTAGTTGCCTTTACAGATGAATCTATGCTTAAGGTAATACTCCGGAATCTGTTGTCCAATGCTATCAAGTTCTCTAAATCAGGCGGAGAAATTATTTTAACAGCCAGCCAACAAGATAGTATGATACTATTTTCTGTGAAGGACCATGGAGTAGGCATAAGTCCCCAAAACCTGGAAAAACTTTTTCAAAAACACACCAACTTTACTACGTATGGTACCCATGGAGAGAAAGGCTCAGGCATAGGCCTTGAACTTTGCAAAGGGTTTGTAGAAAAACATGGAGGGCAAATCTGGGTTTCCAGTGAACTTAATCAAGGCACTACCTTTACTTTCTCTTTACCTTTACCAAATCTCGCATAG
- a CDS encoding short chain dehydrogenase: protein MKILIIGANGTIGKKVAQALSTKHEIITAGRTSGDIQMDITSAQSIEAGFKQIGSLDACICTAGTGYYGKLETMTEENVYSGIRNKLMGQINVVLIGQHYLNDTGSITLTSGILSEEPVRNSSCVAMLNGGINSFVLAASLELTRGIRINVVSPGLVEDSVERYGASFPGIDPVPMNKVVNAYIRSTEGAITGKILKVYA, encoded by the coding sequence ATGAAAATTCTGATTATTGGTGCAAATGGCACTATTGGCAAGAAAGTAGCTCAGGCATTATCGACAAAACACGAAATTATCACTGCAGGTCGCACCAGTGGGGACATTCAGATGGATATTACCTCTGCACAATCGATTGAAGCAGGTTTCAAACAAATAGGTTCACTGGATGCCTGTATCTGCACAGCCGGAACAGGATACTATGGCAAACTGGAGACCATGACAGAGGAAAATGTGTATAGTGGTATTAGAAACAAACTTATGGGTCAGATCAATGTTGTATTGATTGGACAACATTATCTGAATGACACTGGATCAATTACCTTAACATCCGGAATCTTATCTGAAGAACCCGTACGTAATTCGTCTTGCGTGGCTATGCTCAATGGAGGCATCAATAGCTTTGTGCTAGCTGCATCACTGGAACTAACACGAGGCATACGTATCAATGTGGTAAGTCCCGGATTAGTAGAAGACTCTGTAGAACGTTATGGAGCAAGTTTTCCCGGAATTGATCCTGTACCGATGAATAAAGTCGTAAACGCCTATATACGCAGTACAGAAGGTGCAATAACAGGGAAAATACTAAAAGTATATGCCTAA
- a CDS encoding AraC family transcriptional regulator produces MLTRSPQETNENSTFLMAGDTYFAKYIVQKAQHKRTYFIKEHSLLFVLQGQKLLHFPEETLVVEPGTILLLKRGIYAMSDYVPQGINYEALVVYFTDKLLNEFLYENPLSATLPKMDKEYLLLPSDDLLNSFKMQYMAYFKRPYPHIDQLLQMKVQELFMLLSLGAHKDSVLSFIRSITDKVPLELEYVMQQYLFHPVTLEELASLSGRSLASFKRDFQAHYHSSPKKWINQQRLAHARVLLDNTSHNVSETAFACGFESVSHFIRIFKKHYGFTPAQNRTNQAIL; encoded by the coding sequence ATGTTGACAAGAAGTCCACAGGAAACAAATGAAAATTCTACCTTCCTTATGGCTGGTGATACCTATTTTGCCAAATATATTGTTCAGAAAGCTCAGCACAAACGCACTTACTTCATAAAAGAGCATTCGTTATTGTTTGTTCTGCAAGGTCAAAAGCTCCTGCATTTTCCGGAAGAAACACTTGTAGTTGAACCAGGAACTATTTTGTTATTAAAAAGAGGGATATATGCGATGTCAGATTATGTGCCACAAGGTATCAACTACGAAGCACTGGTGGTTTATTTTACTGATAAGCTTTTGAATGAATTCTTATATGAAAATCCACTCTCTGCCACCCTTCCCAAAATGGACAAAGAATATCTGCTACTACCATCCGACGATTTGCTTAACAGTTTCAAGATGCAATATATGGCATATTTCAAACGTCCCTATCCACATATTGATCAATTACTGCAAATGAAAGTTCAGGAGCTTTTTATGCTGCTGAGTCTTGGAGCACATAAAGATTCTGTATTATCTTTTATAAGATCTATTACCGACAAGGTACCGTTGGAATTGGAGTATGTTATGCAGCAATACCTGTTCCATCCGGTCACGCTTGAAGAGTTAGCTAGTCTCTCAGGCAGAAGCCTGGCATCATTTAAGCGCGACTTTCAGGCACATTATCATTCCTCTCCAAAGAAATGGATTAATCAGCAACGTCTGGCTCATGCCCGTGTATTATTAGACAATACCAGCCATAATGTCTCAGAAACAGCTTTTGCCTGTGGATTTGAAAGTGTGTCTCACTTTATCCGGATTTTTAAAAAGCACTATGGCTTTACCCCAGCTCAGAATCGAACCAATCAGGCAATTCTTTGA
- a CDS encoding Crp/Fnr family transcriptional regulator, protein MKHEALLRHIRRYVELNEEEQDLIGVYSSIQEFRKKDFLLHLDQICSAHFFVAKGCLRAFLINEKGQEQITQFAIENWWITNYDSLDNQIPSSLAIQAVENTEVIRIHKNDYEMLLHKIPKLERYFRLVLQKAYGASQRRIQYIYTLSGEERYHHFNESFPEFVQRIPQYMLASYLGFTPEFLSKIRAKKI, encoded by the coding sequence ATGAAGCATGAAGCGCTTTTGAGGCATATCCGTCGATATGTAGAGTTAAACGAAGAAGAGCAGGATTTGATTGGTGTATATAGTAGCATACAGGAGTTCCGAAAGAAAGATTTTCTATTACATCTGGACCAGATATGTTCAGCTCATTTTTTTGTAGCAAAAGGTTGTTTAAGAGCTTTTCTAATCAATGAAAAAGGTCAGGAACAAATAACTCAGTTTGCTATTGAAAACTGGTGGATTACCAACTATGATAGCCTGGACAACCAAATACCTTCTTCATTAGCTATTCAGGCAGTTGAAAATACAGAGGTGATTCGCATACATAAGAATGATTATGAGATGTTATTGCATAAGATTCCTAAGCTTGAACGCTATTTTCGTCTTGTATTGCAGAAAGCTTATGGAGCATCTCAGCGACGGATACAATACATTTACACACTCTCAGGAGAAGAACGATATCATCATTTCAATGAATCGTTTCCTGAATTCGTTCAGCGAATACCACAATACATGCTGGCCTCTTACCTAGGATTTACGCCTGAATTTTTAAGTAAAATACGTGCAAAGAAAATCTAG
- a CDS encoding carboxymuconolactone decarboxylase family protein, translating to MNTRIKINTVEPEAYNVMFAFEKYLSTTEIPKLHRELIKIRASQINGCAYCIDLHTRDARKAGETEQRIYALSAWRETPFFSEEERAILALTEEVTLIQGRVSDKTYAEAARFFDEQYLAQLIMAIIAINAWNRIGIATELTPSIRE from the coding sequence ATGAACACCCGAATCAAAATAAATACTGTAGAGCCTGAGGCTTACAACGTTATGTTTGCTTTTGAAAAATACCTATCTACTACAGAGATACCAAAGTTACATAGAGAACTTATTAAAATCCGGGCTTCACAAATCAATGGCTGTGCCTATTGTATAGATCTGCACACCAGAGATGCCCGTAAAGCTGGGGAAACAGAACAACGAATTTATGCTTTATCTGCCTGGCGTGAAACACCCTTCTTTAGTGAAGAAGAACGTGCTATACTGGCATTAACTGAAGAAGTTACCTTGATTCAGGGACGTGTATCCGATAAAACCTATGCAGAAGCAGCACGCTTTTTTGATGAGCAGTATCTGGCTCAACTAATAATGGCTATTATCGCAATTAATGCTTGGAACCGAATTGGTATTGCCACAGAATTAACACCTTCTATCAGGGAATAA